In Methanococcoides sp. LMO-2, the genomic stretch ACATTTTATCGGCGCCCTCATCCTGGAAGAAGAGGACAGCGCCATCGACTATTATGATCTTGAACCAGTTTGCCATAGCGCTTTCCAGTTTTTTATCAGCAATCCTGTCAATGACATCGCCAAAGGATGAACTAAGGGAAGTCAACAGTTTGTTCTTTACAGATTTTCGCAGTTGAACTCTGGATTTTATTTTCAACTTACCACCTTTGATAGGAAAATATTAGCTTGCACCATATTAAGCACCATATGTGTTTAAACGTTTCGCGCAATCGATAGCGAAAAGGAGACAAAGCAAAATAAACCAATCATATCAAAAAACATATTTTGTTTTTTTAAGATTTTACTAAAACGAACTATTGCTTATATTATATGATAGCGTATACCAGATGAAAGAAATACCTGAATAATCGTTATTATTAAAAGGATTGATTCATAATAACGACCTGAAAAAGTGATTGAACAATTAACTATTGCATTACAACCATTACTGATTAGCATAAGATACTAACTCAAGACAGATGCACCATACTGATTGCATCACAACCGATCACATCGATCGGTTCTTCTAAAAAACGAATTATGGAGGTTCTAACATAATTGATGCTGAGAGAAAGAAGTATTCTGCATATACTCTTTCGAATTACAAAAATATCCCCCAGATACAGGATCTGAGCCCGGAACATCTGGAAGAGATAGAGATCTCTGCCCGGATACTTCCGTTCCGTGTTAACAATTATGTGGTCGAGGAACTCATCAACTGGGACGATGTTCCGAATGACCCGATATTTACTCTGACCTTCCCTAACAGGCACATGTTGCTTCCACATCATTACCAGAAGATGGAAACCCTCTTGAGAAATGATGCTCCGGAAGAAGAGGTCGAAGGTGAGATACAGAACATTAGAATGAGCATGAACCCTCACCCTGCAGGCCAGCTTGAGAAAAATGTACCTGAACATGAAGGGCAGATCCTTCGCGGAATGCAGCACAAATATGACGAAACTATCCTTTTCTTCCCTGCCCAAGGACAGACCTGCCATGCATTCTGTACATTCTGCTTCAGATGGGCACAGTTCATAGGCATGGATGACCTGAAGTTCTCCAGCCGGGATGTAGAGCTCCTTATATCGTACCTTCAGGAACACCCGGAGGTCAAGGATGTGCTTTTCACAGGCGGCGACCCCATGACCATGAGCGCAGGTCTCCTCAAAAGATATATCGAACCGATCCTTGAAGCGGACATCCGCAGTATTGAGAACATAAGGATAGGTACCAAATCTTTAAGTTACTGGCCTTATCGCTTTGTTTCTGACAAAGATAGTGAGGAGATCCTTGCCCTTTTCAGCAATGTTACGGAACACAATAAGCACATGGCACTCATGGCACATTTCAACCACCCCAGGGAACTTACCACTGATGTCGTGAAGAAGGCTATACAGAACATCCGTTCAACAGGCACACAGATAAGAACGCAGTCACCCCTGATAGCGCACATAAATGACGAAGCTCCCCTCTGGGAACAGATGTGGAGAGAACAGGTGCGTCTGGGATGCATCCCGTATTATATGTTCATGGTAAGGAACACAGGTGCAAAACACTACTTCGACGTACCTATGGCAAAAGCATGGGAGATCTTCCAGAATGCATACCAGAACGTCAGCGGGCTTGCAAGAACTGTGCGCGGTCCAAGTATGTCTACTGACCCCGGAAAGATCAATATACTCGGAGTTCAGGAGATAAACAATGAAAAGGTCTTTGTGCTTGAGTTCCTGCAGGGACGGGAAAGCAACTGGGTGCGCAAGCCTTTCTTTGCAAAATATTCCCAGACAGCTTCATGGCTCACAGACCTGAAACCCGCTTTTGGTAATGACAGGTTCTTCTTCGACTAAAAATCAGCAAAAGCCACCAATTAGCCGGAAGAACGATAGTAAAATGCGCACATTTGTGCGCACACACATTTTATTTTAATTAAGATTGTGGCGAGATCATACAATAATATTTAAATTGGTTACTGCATTAGGATGGTATCTATAATAACGTAGCCAAGAAACTGGACCCATCCGGGAGGTCACCAGCGTGATAAAAGAAGTTACTGATCAGTATAATGCTAAAGAGATCGAAGAGAAGGTTCACGAGTTCTGGGAAGCGAACAATGCTTACAGGGCAGTGCGTGAACACAGGAAAGGCGCCAAGAAGTTCTTTTTTGTGGACGGACCACCATACACCACAGGTCATATTCACCTCGGTACCGCCTGGAACAAGATCATAAAGGACTCCATCCTGCGATACATGTCCATGAACGACCATGACATCCTTGACAGGGCAGGATGGGACATGCACGGACTCCCTATCGAAGTAAAGGTAGAAGGTGCACTTGGCTTTGAATCAAAGAAGGACATTGAGGCTTATGGCGTCGGCAATTTCATTGAGAAATGTAAGGAGTTCGCACTTCGCCAGAAAGATGACATGACCGGCCAGTTCCGTACACTTGGTGCATGGCTCGACTGGGAAGACCCGTACATGACACTCAAGGATGAGTACATCGAGGCAGCATGGTGGACACTTAAGCAGGCACATGAGAAAGACCTCCTTGATACCGGAAAGAGAGTCGTCAACTGGTGCCCCAGATGTGAAACCGCTATCGCTGATGCAGAGGTCGAGTACGAGGACCGTGATGACCCTTCAATCTACATCAAGTTCAAATTAAAGGATGAGGAGAATGCCTTCATCGTAATCTGGACCACAACTCCGTGGACCATCCCATCAAATATTGCTGTGGCAGTCCACCCTGAGTTCGAATACGCAAGAGTGAAGGCATACAACGCAGAGGGTGACAGTGAAACACTGATCATGGCTACCGAGCTTGTGGAAAATGTACTGAGAATAGGAAGGTACGCAGACTACGAGATCCTTGAGACCATGAGCGGAGAAGACCTCCAGGGTCTTGCTTATGAGCATCCGCTTGCCGACCTCGTGCCAGTGCAGGCAGAGATCGAACACAAGGTATACAATGCAGATTATGTTACAGCAGAGAACACCGGTTGTGTCCACATCGCTCCCGGACACGGTGTTGACGACTTCGAGGTCGGTGTAAAGAACAGCCTGCCAATATTCTGTCCTGTAGGCTCCAATGGTAGCTACACAGATGAAGCAGGAAAGTACACCGGCATGAACATCCGTGACGCAAACCGCGTTGTCATGGACGATCTCCTCGAAAAAGGACTGCTTATCTCCGAGAAGACCATCAGCCACAGGTACGGTCACTGCTGGAGATGCAAGACACCTATAATCTACCTCGCAACCGAACAGTGGTTCCTGAAGATCGGCGAGCTCAAGGAATCTATGCTCGAAGAGATCAAGAAGGTCAACTGGACCCCTGAATGGGCAGGTTCTGCAAGGTTCAAGGACTGGATAGAGGGCGCACGTGACTGGTGTATCTCCAGGCAGCGCTACTGGGGTATCCCGATACCAGTATGGAAATGTTCAAAGTGTGCAAAGATCGATGTGATCGGTACAAGGGAAGAGCTCGTGGAGCGCTCCGGCGCAGATGCGGACATCGAACTTCACAGGCCGTATGTTGATGATGTCACAATACCCTGTGAATGTGGCGGAACTATGAAGCGTGCAGAAGATGTCTTCGACGTATGGTTCGACTCTGCAGTGGCATCCTGGGCTACACTCAGATTCCCACATACCAAAGAGCAGTTCGATGAGTGGTGGCCTGCTGACTTTATCACAGAAGGACATGACCAGACCAGAGGATGGTTCTATTCACAGCTTGGAGCAAGTATGGTGGCATTTGGAAAAGCACCATACAAGAGCGTGCTCATGCACGGATTTACCCTTGACGGCAGCGGAAAGAAGATGTCAAAGAGCCTTGGAAATGTTGTACAGCCTGCAGAGGTCATCGACAAGTTCGGTGCTGACACCCTCAGGGCATACGTACTCTCTTCCAGCGCACCATGGGAAGACCTGAAGTTCAACTGGGATGAGATCGCAACAATGCACAGGACAAACAACATCCTGTGGAACGTGTACCGCTTCCCATTGCCATACATGGCACTTGACAGGTTCAACCCACAGGAAGTCACACTCGAATCCGTGAAACCACACCTCAGGGAAGAGGACAAATGGATACTCTCACGCATGCAGTCCGTCATCACCGACGTGAACAAGGCCATGGAGGAAAGAGTGCTCCACAAGGCAATGCGTGCCATCAATGAGTTCGTACTTGAGGACCTTTCAAGATGGTACATCCAGCTTATCAGGCCAAGGACATGGGTCGAAGCAAA encodes the following:
- a CDS encoding lysine 2,3-aminomutase — encoded protein: MVEELINWDDVPNDPIFTLTFPNRHMLLPHHYQKMETLLRNDAPEEEVEGEIQNIRMSMNPHPAGQLEKNVPEHEGQILRGMQHKYDETILFFPAQGQTCHAFCTFCFRWAQFIGMDDLKFSSRDVELLISYLQEHPEVKDVLFTGGDPMTMSAGLLKRYIEPILEADIRSIENIRIGTKSLSYWPYRFVSDKDSEEILALFSNVTEHNKHMALMAHFNHPRELTTDVVKKAIQNIRSTGTQIRTQSPLIAHINDEAPLWEQMWREQVRLGCIPYYMFMVRNTGAKHYFDVPMAKAWEIFQNAYQNVSGLARTVRGPSMSTDPGKINILGVQEINNEKVFVLEFLQGRESNWVRKPFFAKYSQTASWLTDLKPAFGNDRFFFD
- the ileS gene encoding isoleucine--tRNA ligase, which translates into the protein MIKEVTDQYNAKEIEEKVHEFWEANNAYRAVREHRKGAKKFFFVDGPPYTTGHIHLGTAWNKIIKDSILRYMSMNDHDILDRAGWDMHGLPIEVKVEGALGFESKKDIEAYGVGNFIEKCKEFALRQKDDMTGQFRTLGAWLDWEDPYMTLKDEYIEAAWWTLKQAHEKDLLDTGKRVVNWCPRCETAIADAEVEYEDRDDPSIYIKFKLKDEENAFIVIWTTTPWTIPSNIAVAVHPEFEYARVKAYNAEGDSETLIMATELVENVLRIGRYADYEILETMSGEDLQGLAYEHPLADLVPVQAEIEHKVYNADYVTAENTGCVHIAPGHGVDDFEVGVKNSLPIFCPVGSNGSYTDEAGKYTGMNIRDANRVVMDDLLEKGLLISEKTISHRYGHCWRCKTPIIYLATEQWFLKIGELKESMLEEIKKVNWTPEWAGSARFKDWIEGARDWCISRQRYWGIPIPVWKCSKCAKIDVIGTREELVERSGADADIELHRPYVDDVTIPCECGGTMKRAEDVFDVWFDSAVASWATLRFPHTKEQFDEWWPADFITEGHDQTRGWFYSQLGASMVAFGKAPYKSVLMHGFTLDGSGKKMSKSLGNVVQPAEVIDKFGADTLRAYVLSSSAPWEDLKFNWDEIATMHRTNNILWNVYRFPLPYMALDRFNPQEVTLESVKPHLREEDKWILSRMQSVITDVNKAMEERVLHKAMRAINEFVLEDLSRWYIQLIRPRTWVEANDPDKLAVYRVLYDVFVTTAKVIAPFMPHLAEEMYQNLVRSVDVNAPATIHLCDWPTIDESLVDTDLEAEMKAVRSIVEASSNARQKVGRKLRWPVSRIIVNPQDENTVAAVDRLRYVLMDQTNSKDVEVTAIGESWAELGVESSPNPGAIGPVFKGDAGKVNAAIGSMDTMELKKGLADGEMEIALADGTNVTITEKMVNFSETLPEAVASADFAGGVVFVDANLTREIESEGYSREVIRRIQDMRKELDLDVDENIRAHIQIDDERVLDLVLDFENYIAKEVRANILVIGLDVDVTGDLVKDWNVEGISMHIAISRAE